From the genome of Brachionichthys hirsutus isolate HB-005 chromosome 9, CSIRO-AGI_Bhir_v1, whole genome shotgun sequence:
TCTGAACAGTTTAGTCGTACTGCATTACTGCTACGTCTTTCCTCTATAGATGAAACGACttcaatcatctcatctacagttGCTCTATCCGCTTCAGCAACACGTGTTGCTGGAATCTATCCCAGCTGAATACaagtgagaggcggggtacaccctggacatgtcgccagctcatcacagggccacacacttacagacaatttggagtgatcagtCCACCGAagctgcatgcttttggaggtggaacccggagaacccagtagacacgggaagaacatgcaaactccgcacagacaggaatcaaacccggagcCTTCCttttgtgaggcaacagctctacccactgcgccaccgtgtcgCCCACTATTCTAACCATTTACacatttctaaatgttcatttgaATGATTCTAAATGTACTTCAATGTAGTTTTCACATGCAACCGGACCCTGCAGCGTTGACACATTGCACCTGACCTGAGATCCgtggttgtttttgtctgtcatCTTTAGACTATatcaaataaagcaaatgtatCAAGCCAATTTATTATCATCAAAGGTGCCTGATTAAGGATGGAGGTGCTTAATCAGATGCCAAGGGCGGGGGGCAGTGAACTCACCTGGGCGccagctgcatgagtagcttcAAACCGGTGAGGTCTCCACTGGCTGCAGAGTAGTGAGCAGGTACAGCTCCGCCTTTGGTCTCCATCGCAGCCGTTCCTCCCACAGAGAGCAGCCACTTCATGACTTCCACGCGGCTGAACCGGGCCGCAAGGTGAAGCACGGTGGCGCCGGCATCGTCTCTGTTCTGCAACATCCAGAGAGATCAGACAGACGGGACTGGAAGGAGACGACGggattcctctcctcttcttgtAGAACGAGCGTCGGTTAACACTCATGATCAGCAGAGCAGGTGAACGGGCCTCCAACGCTCTTATGTCctacggcgtgtgtgtgtcggacaGCCGAGGGCTTTCGTTCCAAAGCTATAACATTTTtcttattataaaaaaaaagaacacaatctatgttgtcccaaacgaaaggaagaatgcttttcttcagaatattaatatattttccaCTGTCTCTATTTTgggaaacaaaagatcaaatgaatgacccctcttaaatccACCGAATACgattattgatcccccccccccccaccgtctaCTCGTGTTTTatggtctctggtattgttcagatatgtgtggaggcgggccgtagtttggggacccctgctttactGTATCGGGGTGTCTGAAGCTTTGATCATGTTGGATTCCTTCTCATCTGGGTGGGCAGCTACAATGACCTGGGTAGGAGCGCCTCTCAACCATCTGGACATCGTTACACTTCCTACACAACACAAATGAATACCTAATGATTCCACACCATGCGACGTAATGAAAAGCTAATCATCGGACCTTTTTACGACCGCAGTGATGTCACCTCGCTCTGGGATCAGTTAGATGACCATCGGATTTTTAATTTGGTGATAGAAATAATCAGCCGAGCCGGATGTATGGCGTCTCTCCAGGATCTGGGATCTCTTGGGCtcgtctctctccctctctttgtgtgCAGCGGATGCCCCTACCTCAATGCTGCAGCCTCCCTGCCCCGCCAGCCACTGCAGCTCCTGGATGTGGCCCGTTGCTGCTGCGTCGTGAGCTGGTGTGGCCCCATTCAAGGCCCTGGCGTCAGCCGGCAGGCCGTGCTCGCTCACCAGGAACCGGAGGCACTCCAGGCGCCCACACCTCGCCGCATGGTGCACCAGGCCAGCACCCTGCGCGTCAGTGATGGTTGCTGCAAGGCGACCGGAAGACGCCTGCTCTCTCAGGGTTGCGAGATCCCCAGCTCGAGCCGCCTGGATGGCCCGATGAAGCACCATCCCAGACCGCTACGAACGGGTTACGGCGTGCGGTCCGGGATCCCTGCAGGTCGCCATCTCTTTCTCTCGCACTCAGCTCTCCCACAATAACTAAAAACTCTTGCACTCCTGAGCCAGGAAAGTGACACCCGAGCAGCAGCCAGCTGGCCAGCGTGGTTTGTTGGGGAGAAAGAAGGGGGGTGAGAACCAGTGAGATAGAAAGGTAATGAAAGACGGGCGGAGGCCTTCCACTCTCCTTTGTGCAGCGGCGACCATGTGCTGGAAAACGCTGCACGGAAACGGGAGAGGTCAGCGCCAAGCCACGGGGAGATCGCAATGAGTGTCATGTTTTACAGTTATTTAAAGAATAACAGCTGAGAAATCTGCAACATGGTCATCTGGAAGCCGTCGCAGCTGATTTGGGGAAAACATTGTGGACGTGTATGTGAGCGTTTGCATTCAGTTCTGGCCCTGCCTCCCATGACGCGATGTAAGCGGCGTACAGTCATCTCTCCATAACACCACTCCTCAGGTTACATCAAGGCCTTTTATTATtcatctttaaatatttcatcaatTTGACACAATCCATTAGAGGCCCAGAGTGTAAAGGTTTCGTGGAGCGCCTGCAGATTGAAACGTGACAGACTCCCTCTGAGTTGAAGGCGATTCCACGCTCAAGAGGACATGAATAACATCCAAGTCTCATTCCCGTTGCTCATCCCACACGACGGTGGCTTTTCATTCTGAGCTCACCACCATCACTTCATTTCCTCCAGCAGTCGCACGCTTTGCCTCAGGTCCTCCACCACTGCGTCCACGTCAGCTTCGGTCGTCCCCCGTCCCACGCTCAGCCTCAGGGCGTTAGCCGCTACCTCCGAGGGCACCCCGCAGCTCAGAAGGACATCAGAGGGCCTTGGTGGATCGACACAAGGCGGTGCAGGGACTTATGTAACCTCCGTCAACGTCTGGACAAAAGCATAACTGCAGGAAGAGGACGCGCTTTACCTGTTTCCATCATGGCAGGCGGCACCAATGCTGGCCTGCAGCCTCTTGCAGGTGGACAACACCCTCCAGCCTAaagcaggagacggaggagaatcTATTACAAACAGGCCTGTACAGGTCGTGGACTGTCCGAGGATGGATTTCATCACCTCGTAATGCCGGGCCCAGGATGGACACGTTGCATGTGTTAGGGAGGATATCAGAGCCCGGGTAGCGGCTGTTGAAGCGGATCTTGTCTTTAAAGGCGGCCTGGAAAGGACAACACGCCCACGGTACAGTACACGTGCACCGGTACACGTTTTCTACTACTGTGTCGCGCCGCCAGTCAAGAGTGCAAGTGTGTTCTTCTCTGATTAGAatcaggctcacctgcagccgtTCCTCCAGGTAAAGTTTGATGCCTCGCATGTGATTCTCATAGTGGGAGAGATTCAAGGTCACCAGCTCCGCAGCCTCAACAAAAGAGCAACAATCATCACGTCACTAAAACAAAAGATACGGTAAGAAGATAAGAGAAGATAAGAGGCCACAGGAAAACGAAATTCAGAACCCTCTCAGCTCATTAGTGACCCAGAAAGAAGGAATGAAATTTCAGCCAAGTGTAACttcattttgtttaataaagGCTTTATGAGCTGGAGATCATTCGTAAATATTAAGTATTAAAAAGAGCAAATGTTAAGTATTTCTTTGATAGATTCTTAGATACGCAATCATTAGATTAATGTACTAATCATTCACAGTTATCTTCTCAAATTCAACTCTTTAATTTGCATGGCCGAATAtccactaggtgcgtttacatggacacatttaatcggattagtctgacccaatcaagatCAATCCGTTCGAGATTCTattccgatcagggcgcatgaaaacaccgTCAGCTATACGCGCTTCTGCTATTCTCGGGAgcgagttgaagcagagcgagcaaaagacagaactggtcagtatctgagacaaacacgttaccggagatattaaaggaggaaagtaacaAACGGGAAAAACACGGCAAATAACGCGACGTTTCAAGCAttaaagggcggagccatgttttgttcaCAACGGAAGTcactacggcttcttcttctactatttccggtatatttggtataaattgcgatgtcaaaaaaaaaaattccaatcgaaagtgtgatgcatgagtcctaatcggatcaatatttttagggtccatgaacacagtgcatccgatcacaatgttgtccatgtaaccGCAGCCGCTGACACTAACATGGAGCAGGAAACGTACCTTTCCCAGACCTGCAATCATTGGCGTGTTTTCTGTTCTGTAACATCCAGAAAGACACGACAACAGCCATGAGATTAAGTGTGCAGCGCTTGTTATCGACCACGTAATCGGGCATTCTGTTACCCTGGTCTGAACCTTctctcctgcccccctcccAACAGCATCGGATACAATGGCGTCACCATCCCAGGGCCGTTCACATACAAAGCACCGATCCGTGGGGCGTAGAACTAGGAGTATAAAGAGATAGTGATCCACAGTCCCGCTGTCTTCCCTCTGACTTTAAATAAACGGTATTTGACGCACCAGATTACTGACCTTGTGTCCCACTATGGTGAGATAATCCACTCCCAGTTCACGAGCATCCACTGGAATCTTCCCCAGCGCCTGCGCAGCATCGGTGTGGAGCAGGATGGTGAGACACTTCCTCTGCTTGTTGACAACCGTTATTCTCCGGCAGATCTCCCGGACTGGCTGATGGGAAGACAGCCTTAACGTGCAAAGtggagttttgttttgttttgtttgtttttggttgcATTTAAGAATGTTATTTTGACGTAAACTGGTAACATTTAGCAGCTGATGTTAAATGTCCGGTAACTGGTTACACGCAGAATcctaaactctttttttttttgagggcgTCTCATCACTGCTGTGAATAAATGCTCTTAGCTTATGTCTCATTCTCACCATGATGACTCCCGTCTCATTGTTAGCCAGCATGATGGAGATGAGGCAAGTGTTGGGACGCACCGACGCAACGATGTCTTCAACCTCCACTTGTGCAGTCCTCTTAGACACCGGCACAAAAGTCACGTCTGTGACagcccaaaaaaataaaaaataaaaaaagcatgtgATGAAACTCCTTCAGGGTTACTTTTAACCAAAATATTGAATTCTCCTGGTATTAACCTCGCCCATAGTGCATCTCATGCACACCCACCTGCCTTGCCCTCCTTCTGCAGGTGCTCAGCTGCCAGTTTGACCGAGTCATGCTCCACATCAGAGGTGACGATGTGAGGAAGGGCGTTTTGCACACCATGATgctccctgcagctcctcctgaagTGCTCTATGGCCGTGTGGAGCACCATATTATTAGCCTGAAATGACATTTGTCTGCCGTGAATGAACAGCCACTGCGTGCACGCTATTAAGGTGCCTGCTGACGTAGCTTTATTAAAAACCAGAGCAACGACTACCTCTGTTCCACCTGATGTGAAAATGATGTCTTCAGCTGTCCCTCCGACCATCCTCGCTACCTTCTCCCTGGATTGATTAATCACAGCCTTAGCTTTAGCgcctggaaacaaaaaaaagtgatattCAAAATGTGCAATATTACCAGGTCAGTAGTGAgtaggcgcgcacacacacacacacacacacacatctgacatGGCATTTGAATGCAGGTTTAAGATTTGCTCGCCTGCTATATAACTGCTACTTGGGTTCCCCCAGGCCTCCTGGAGGGCTTCAGAGATGGACTGAATCACTTCCGGCTCCAGTGGCGTCGTGGCGTTGTAGTCCATGTAGATCCTGTGTGAGGAAGCACAAGGGGGTCTTCCTCATCTAAGGGGGTCTTCCTCATCTCACATAAAGCCCAAGCATCACTCACTATTAATGGAACAGGGCAGCACTAACTGGAGCACTTGACACTCCGGTGTTTACCTGTCCAGATTCTTTTCTGACAAGTCTTGAGAGGTATGGCCAGAGAAGGCGTGACCCTTCCTCAAGGTGACGTCATCACCCCGTTCATCCATAATAATCCTAAAAAggaagtatatatatttttagtagCATATCTGTAGATTCATTTTTCTGTCCGGCAGAATCAGAAGTAAAAACTTTACTTACTGCCTTTATTCTAAAATCAATCATTAAAATCCAGCGGCAATATTAactataatttaaaatgtgtcttttattgCATACGTATATACCTTTATTATTATCACAGTGTAGTCAGTCTGTAAACTCTGCATTGCGAGGTAAATGGCTTCAGCGTGGCTAGTTTTATTTAATCAGTCACTGGttgaaatacagtatataactaatacacagatatataactaatacacagatatataactaatacacaaacaaacacaagctgaGCGCA
Proteins encoded in this window:
- the scly gene encoding selenocysteine lyase, with product MDERGDDVTLRKGHAFSGHTSQDLSEKNLDRIYMDYNATTPLEPEVIQSISEALQEAWGNPSSSYIAGAKAKAVINQSREKVARMVGGTAEDIIFTSGGTEANNMVLHTAIEHFRRSCREHHGVQNALPHIVTSDVEHDSVKLAAEHLQKEGKADVTFVPVSKRTAQVEVEDIVASVRPNTCLISIMLANNETGVIMPVREICRRITVVNKQRKCLTILLHTDAAQALGKIPVDARELGVDYLTIVGHKFYAPRIGALYVNGPGMVTPLYPMLLGGGQERRFRPGTENTPMIAGLGKAAELVTLNLSHYENHMRGIKLYLEERLQAAFKDKIRFNSRYPGSDILPNTCNVSILGPALRGWRVLSTCKRLQASIGAACHDGNRPSDVLLSCGVPSEVAANALRLSVGRGTTEADVDAVVEDLRQSVRLLEEMK